One window of the bacterium HR17 genome contains the following:
- the dapA_1 gene encoding 4-hydroxy-tetrahydrodipicolinate synthase: MTVGKNGQSLGKVITAMVTPFDDDGRINFAEVERLTEHLIQTGSDGIVVAGTTGESPTLSHREKLDLFRVVKQAAAGRAKVIAGTGNYNTAESRELTKEAEQIGVDGVLLVCPYYNRPNQEGLFQHFKSVASATELPVILYNIPSRTGRNIEAGTTLRLANEVPNIVGVKEASGDMKQVADICANAPEGFAVWSGNDEDTFHIVALGGVGVISVVSHICGQECQQMIAAVERGDVAAARQIHFCLMPLIRALFPPTSPNPAPIKAALNLLGFKVGNPRLPLVPCTEAEVAAIRNALQALGRL; encoded by the coding sequence ATGACCGTGGGCAAAAACGGACAGTCGTTGGGGAAGGTCATCACGGCGATGGTCACGCCCTTTGATGACGACGGGCGTATTAACTTCGCCGAGGTGGAGCGGTTGACCGAGCACCTCATCCAAACGGGTTCGGACGGCATTGTCGTCGCCGGCACGACGGGTGAGTCACCCACCTTGAGCCACCGCGAAAAACTGGATTTATTTCGGGTGGTCAAGCAAGCGGCTGCCGGGCGCGCCAAAGTCATTGCCGGCACAGGCAACTACAACACGGCGGAAAGCCGAGAACTGACCAAAGAAGCTGAGCAAATTGGCGTGGACGGTGTGCTGCTCGTTTGCCCCTACTACAACCGCCCCAACCAAGAGGGTTTATTTCAGCACTTCAAGTCCGTTGCCAGTGCCACCGAGTTACCTGTCATCCTCTACAACATTCCGAGCCGCACGGGGCGCAACATAGAAGCCGGCACGACCTTGCGGTTGGCGAACGAAGTGCCCAACATCGTCGGTGTCAAGGAAGCCAGCGGCGACATGAAACAGGTCGCCGACATTTGCGCCAACGCCCCTGAGGGGTTCGCCGTCTGGAGCGGTAACGACGAGGACACCTTTCACATCGTCGCGCTGGGGGGAGTCGGGGTCATTAGCGTCGTCTCTCACATCTGCGGACAGGAGTGCCAGCAGATGATCGCAGCGGTAGAGCGGGGCGATGTGGCGGCGGCGCGGCAAATCCATTTCTGCCTCATGCCTCTCATCCGGGCACTTTTCCCACCGACCAGCCCCAACCCTGCCCCGATCAAGGCGGCCTTGAACCTTTTAGGCTTCAAAGTCGGCAACCCCCGTCTGCCGTTGGTGCCCTGCACCGAGGCAGAAGTTGCTGCCATCCGCAACGCCCTACAAGCGTTGGGGCGGTTGTGA
- the metG_1 gene encoding Methionine--tRNA ligase: MAETISIEEFAKLDLRAGKIINAQKVPGKDKLLVLQVDIGVETRTVVAGIAQEFAPDELIGKQVVVVANLEPKRIGGVISHGMILAAGEEKALALVTLDREVPPGTKVR; the protein is encoded by the coding sequence ATGGCGGAAACGATCAGCATTGAGGAGTTCGCCAAACTGGATTTGCGGGCGGGTAAAATCATCAACGCCCAGAAAGTGCCCGGCAAAGATAAACTGCTGGTCTTGCAAGTGGACATCGGCGTAGAAACACGCACCGTCGTCGCAGGCATCGCTCAAGAATTTGCCCCTGACGAGTTAATCGGCAAGCAAGTCGTCGTGGTCGCCAACTTGGAACCGAAACGCATCGGTGGGGTCATCTCGCACGGGATGATCTTGGCGGCAGGCGAGGAAAAAGCCCTCGCCCTCGTGACCCTTGACCGCGAGGTGCCGCCAGGAACAAAAGTGCGATGA
- a CDS encoding Undecaprenyl-phosphate mannosyltransferase, producing MSEPEGKANFFLSIVIPAYNEARRLPRTLARLHDYLQDDEFGRRWQVSADDVEVIVVDDGSTDGTSELAKSFVGRLPNLRVLRHSPNRGKGYAVRQGMLAAQGRFRLFTDADLSTPIEELSKLLLPVHNGEYDLAIASRGLPQSELVVRQPLHREMLGRAFNLVVQLLATPGIWDTQCGFKIFRGDVGERLFRLQQLDGFAFDVEVLYLARKLGYRIAEIPVRWLNDPDTKVQALRHGLRMLRDILRVRWNDLRGVYAAATQFAPVSHER from the coding sequence ATGAGCGAGCCAGAAGGCAAAGCCAACTTTTTCCTGTCCATCGTCATCCCCGCTTACAACGAAGCGCGACGGCTACCCCGCACTTTGGCGCGGCTGCACGATTACTTGCAGGACGATGAATTTGGACGCCGATGGCAAGTGAGCGCAGACGATGTGGAGGTCATCGTCGTGGACGACGGCAGCACGGATGGGACGAGTGAGTTGGCGAAAAGTTTTGTCGGACGCTTGCCGAATCTGCGGGTGCTGCGCCATTCGCCCAATCGGGGCAAAGGCTATGCGGTGCGGCAGGGTATGCTGGCGGCGCAAGGGCGCTTCCGTTTGTTCACCGACGCCGACCTTTCCACGCCCATTGAGGAACTGAGCAAGTTGTTGCTGCCCGTGCACAACGGCGAATACGACCTTGCCATCGCCAGTCGCGGGTTGCCCCAATCGGAACTGGTCGTGCGCCAACCGTTGCACCGCGAGATGCTGGGGCGGGCGTTCAACTTGGTCGTGCAACTGTTGGCGACCCCAGGCATTTGGGACACACAATGCGGCTTCAAAATTTTTCGGGGCGATGTCGGCGAGCGCCTGTTTCGCTTACAACAGCTAGACGGTTTTGCCTTTGATGTAGAAGTGCTTTACCTCGCCCGCAAATTGGGCTACCGCATCGCTGAAATTCCTGTCCGCTGGCTCAACGACCCTGACACAAAAGTGCAAGCGTTACGGCACGGGTTACGGATGCTGCGCGACATCCTGCGGGTGCGTTGGAACGATTTGCGGGGCGTCTACGCCGCTGCGACCCAGTTTGCCCCTGTTTCCCATGAGCGTTAA
- the rbsB_2 gene encoding Ribose import binding protein RbsB: MRKGLWGLVVLAATMALANAPVQKKRYRIAVVPKSVAFDFWLTVRAGAEKAAHEEGAEIIWRGPSDETDIAGQRAILENLITQRVDALVFAACDAKAMVPVAQKALKAGIKVITIDSGLDPDVSLCFVATDNIKGGRIAAETLARLIGYEGKVGLIPFVPGAATSIQRERGFKEGLKKFRKVRLVATLYSQSDVTKGMQVTENMLTAHPDLKGIFAANEPGAIGAARVLKARNLVGRVKLVAFDAAPTEIKALEEGVIQALIVQNPFRMGYDGVKMAVKALRGEKIPKRIDTGVTVVTKANMNRPAIRQLLFPPIRR; the protein is encoded by the coding sequence ATGCGCAAGGGACTTTGGGGCTTGGTTGTTTTGGCAGCGACAATGGCGCTGGCAAATGCGCCGGTGCAAAAGAAACGCTATCGCATCGCTGTCGTGCCCAAAAGCGTCGCCTTTGATTTCTGGCTCACGGTGCGCGCCGGTGCGGAAAAGGCGGCGCACGAAGAAGGCGCCGAAATCATTTGGCGCGGTCCCAGCGACGAGACGGATATCGCCGGGCAACGGGCAATTTTGGAAAACCTCATCACGCAGCGGGTAGATGCGTTGGTCTTTGCGGCGTGCGATGCCAAAGCGATGGTGCCCGTCGCCCAAAAGGCGTTGAAGGCAGGCATCAAGGTCATCACGATTGACTCAGGGCTTGACCCCGATGTGTCGCTGTGTTTTGTGGCGACGGACAACATTAAAGGCGGGCGCATCGCTGCCGAAACTTTGGCGCGACTCATCGGCTATGAAGGCAAGGTCGGGCTTATCCCCTTTGTGCCCGGCGCCGCCACTTCCATTCAGCGGGAGCGGGGGTTCAAGGAAGGGCTGAAAAAGTTTCGGAAGGTGCGGCTGGTGGCGACCCTGTACTCGCAAAGCGATGTAACGAAAGGGATGCAGGTGACGGAAAACATGCTGACGGCACACCCTGACTTGAAGGGCATCTTTGCCGCCAACGAACCAGGCGCCATCGGAGCGGCGCGGGTGCTGAAAGCCCGCAACCTTGTCGGGAGGGTGAAGTTGGTCGCCTTTGACGCCGCACCGACAGAAATCAAAGCCTTAGAAGAGGGCGTCATTCAAGCCCTCATCGTCCAAAATCCCTTCCGTATGGGCTACGACGGTGTCAAGATGGCGGTGAAAGCCTTGCGGGGCGAAAAAATTCCGAAGCGCATAGACACGGGCGTGACGGTCGTGACGAAGGCGAACATGAACCGACCCGCTATCCGACAATTGCTCTTTCCACCCATCCGAAGGTAA
- the wbjC gene encoding UDP-2-acetamido-2,6-beta-L-arabino-hexul-4-ose reductase: MIAGVTVKPLKVHADERGWLMEILRCDDEFFDRFGQVYLTTCYPGIIKAWHCHQRQTDRFCVVKGMAKVVLWDGRPDSLTKGELNEFYMGERNPILLVIPPGVWHGFTAVGNETAFVINCPNFPYDYRHPDELRRPYNDPEIGYDWSVRHG, translated from the coding sequence GTGATCGCGGGTGTGACCGTCAAACCGCTGAAGGTGCACGCTGATGAACGGGGTTGGCTGATGGAGATCTTGCGGTGCGACGACGAGTTCTTTGACCGGTTCGGGCAAGTTTACCTGACGACCTGCTACCCTGGCATCATCAAGGCGTGGCACTGCCATCAGCGTCAAACCGACCGCTTTTGCGTCGTCAAAGGGATGGCAAAGGTCGTGCTGTGGGACGGGCGTCCCGATTCGCTAACGAAGGGCGAACTGAACGAGTTTTATATGGGCGAACGCAACCCCATTTTGCTGGTCATCCCGCCTGGCGTCTGGCATGGGTTCACTGCCGTCGGCAACGAGACGGCGTTCGTCATCAACTGCCCCAATTTCCCCTACGACTACCGTCATCCTGACGAGTTGCGCCGTCCCTACAACGACCCTGAAATCGGCTACGATTGGAGCGTGCGACACGGATGA
- the hprA gene encoding Glycerate dehydrogenase, with translation MKLLITHELTAEQLEQVRLTLGEGTVVATSEKALALQEAKDADIALLGAFAREVLEAGKNLRWVHIPWAGVDSLLDSIRQTPAVVTCGKGVFDAPMADHVFALLLALARHLATFIRYQIAGIWRREVTGAPVTDLMGKMMGIVGLGSIGREVAKRAAVFGMRVLAVKRRPAAIADEPVDGLFLGYEGLRLMLPECDVVVVTAALTPQTRYLIGQNELASMKRGALLINVARGAIVDEAALVEALQSGQLAGAGLDVFEDEPLPPESPLWRLPNVILTPHVGGMSDRTRQRIFERFLDNLRRFLAGEPLVGVVDKEAGY, from the coding sequence GTGAAGTTGCTTATCACGCACGAGTTGACAGCGGAGCAATTGGAGCAAGTGCGCCTCACTTTAGGCGAAGGGACAGTCGTTGCGACCAGCGAGAAAGCGCTGGCGCTGCAAGAGGCGAAGGACGCAGACATCGCTTTGTTAGGCGCCTTCGCCCGCGAGGTCTTGGAAGCGGGAAAAAACTTGCGGTGGGTGCACATCCCTTGGGCGGGCGTGGACAGTTTGCTGGACAGTATCCGCCAAACGCCCGCCGTCGTCACTTGCGGCAAAGGCGTCTTTGACGCGCCGATGGCAGACCATGTGTTTGCGCTGCTGTTGGCACTAGCCCGTCATCTGGCGACTTTCATCCGCTATCAAATCGCAGGCATTTGGCGCCGCGAAGTGACAGGCGCACCTGTCACCGACCTAATGGGCAAAATGATGGGCATCGTCGGGCTGGGGAGCATCGGTCGGGAAGTGGCGAAGCGGGCGGCGGTGTTTGGGATGCGCGTGCTGGCAGTCAAACGCCGTCCCGCTGCTATCGCTGACGAACCTGTGGACGGGTTGTTTCTGGGTTACGAGGGGTTGCGGTTGATGTTGCCCGAGTGCGATGTCGTCGTCGTCACAGCAGCGCTGACGCCCCAAACGCGCTACCTCATCGGTCAAAACGAGTTAGCCTCCATGAAACGCGGGGCGCTGCTCATCAATGTCGCCCGAGGCGCTATCGTGGATGAAGCGGCGCTGGTGGAAGCGCTGCAGTCGGGACAGTTGGCAGGAGCGGGGTTGGATGTGTTTGAGGATGAACCGTTGCCCCCTGAAAGCCCCCTGTGGCGGTTGCCCAATGTCATCCTCACGCCCCATGTCGGCGGGATGAGCGACCGGACGCGCCAGCGCATCTTTGAGCGCTTTTTGGACAACTTGCGCCGCTTCCTCGCGGGCGAACCGCTCGTCGGAGTCGTGGACAAGGAAGCAGGCTATTGA
- a CDS encoding Serine-pyruvate aminotransferase — translation MFAEKELLLVPGPTPIPPQVQRAMVRAVINHRSPAYEELFAQLQEKLRRLFAVTGEVFVFPASGTGALEAMVVNFLSPGDPVLMVSIGWFGDRFGEIAERFGAKVTWLKVEWGNAATPASVAEAMDKAPQPFKAVLLTHNETSTAVVNPVRAIAQVVKERGALLLVDAVSGLGAMPLPMDEWQIDAVASASQKALMTPPGIGLVAVRESAWEAVERAQMPRYYWDLRLAREFQRRHQNPYTPPVTLLYGLDAALDLIFAEGLDAVFERHRRLRDLLRNGVREMGLALFVPDDAVASCSLTAIKVPDGVHGGDLIRRLRQHYRVEVAGGQEHLRGKILRISHMGYVHESDILLALEALRCALRDVRAQ, via the coding sequence ATGTTCGCCGAAAAAGAACTGCTTCTTGTTCCCGGACCGACACCTATCCCGCCACAGGTGCAGCGGGCGATGGTGCGCGCCGTTATCAATCACCGCAGCCCTGCTTACGAAGAGTTGTTCGCCCAGCTGCAGGAAAAATTGCGCCGCCTGTTCGCCGTCACGGGTGAAGTGTTCGTCTTCCCGGCGTCGGGCACGGGCGCGTTGGAGGCGATGGTCGTTAACTTCCTATCGCCTGGCGACCCCGTGCTGATGGTCAGCATCGGCTGGTTCGGTGACCGCTTCGGCGAAATCGCCGAACGCTTCGGGGCGAAAGTCACTTGGCTGAAAGTGGAATGGGGCAACGCGGCGACGCCCGCGTCGGTCGCAGAAGCCATGGACAAAGCGCCGCAACCGTTCAAAGCCGTCTTGTTGACGCACAACGAAACTTCCACCGCTGTCGTCAATCCCGTCCGCGCAATTGCCCAGGTCGTGAAGGAGCGAGGAGCGTTGCTGTTGGTGGATGCTGTTAGCGGTTTGGGCGCGATGCCGTTGCCGATGGATGAATGGCAAATTGATGCCGTCGCGAGCGCGTCGCAAAAAGCGCTGATGACGCCGCCAGGCATCGGTTTGGTGGCGGTGCGGGAAAGCGCATGGGAGGCGGTGGAACGGGCACAAATGCCCCGCTACTACTGGGACTTGCGATTGGCGCGGGAATTTCAGCGTCGCCACCAAAATCCCTACACACCGCCCGTGACCTTGCTTTACGGGTTGGACGCTGCGTTGGACCTGATCTTTGCCGAAGGGTTGGACGCCGTCTTTGAACGCCATCGGCGGTTGCGCGATTTGCTGCGCAACGGCGTCCGCGAAATGGGCTTAGCGTTGTTCGTCCCTGACGATGCCGTCGCTTCGTGCAGCCTGACCGCCATCAAAGTGCCCGACGGCGTGCACGGTGGCGACCTTATCCGACGGTTGCGCCAACATTACCGCGTGGAAGTCGCTGGCGGTCAGGAGCACCTACGGGGCAAGATCCTCCGCATCAGTCACATGGGCTATGTGCACGAAAGCGACATCCTGTTGGCGTTGGAAGCGTTGCGGTGCGCCTTGCGCGATGTGCGGGCGCAATGA
- the isdI gene encoding Heme oxygenase (staphylobilin-producing) 2, with the protein MQWWTIAVLAALAIAIAVALQPNEPQPTEPQKDEPQFVTAFAVEVQEGCEREFIERFQKRARLIDKVKGYKGMYVLQHTQTANKFLVVTLWKDEASFRAWVNSEEFRKAHAEGGVPTKTMQLDTYRIVAK; encoded by the coding sequence ATGCAATGGTGGACGATCGCGGTGTTGGCAGCGTTAGCGATTGCCATTGCCGTCGCGTTGCAACCGAACGAACCTCAGCCGACCGAACCGCAAAAAGATGAGCCGCAGTTCGTGACCGCCTTTGCAGTAGAAGTGCAGGAAGGGTGCGAACGCGAGTTCATCGAGCGCTTCCAAAAGCGGGCGCGTCTGATTGACAAGGTGAAGGGCTACAAGGGCATGTATGTCCTGCAGCACACGCAAACAGCGAACAAGTTTTTGGTCGTGACTCTCTGGAAAGACGAAGCCAGCTTCCGCGCGTGGGTCAACAGCGAGGAGTTCCGCAAAGCCCACGCCGAAGGCGGCGTCCCGACCAAAACGATGCAACTGGACACCTACCGCATCGTCGCAAAGTGA
- the iolG_4 gene encoding Inositol 2-dehydrogenase encodes MERRKEEATVSRRRFLRTVSGVAVGALGGSLWAQPVPQQVSPNDKIGIGFIGVGGMGRGHLGWFLAQPDCDVVALCDVDERALAEAKRMCGDRPVAIYKDYRQLLERSDVDAVVIATPDHWHALIAIHAAQAGKDIYCEKPMTHTIEEGRQLVNAVRRYGRVFQLGTQQRAGDHFRRAVELVRSGKLGKVKLCRCWIGYNPHSGYVPEQPPPKELDWDMWLGPAAWRPYRPCYHPFNWRWFWDFGGGLMTDWGVHLIDIILWGMGDELPVAVEAKGRYYPDSFYDVPQWIEAVYEFPSYTLVWHQPPPNPLPLGRAGHGMYFEGDKGRLFVDRGGIVTDPPDLIYEPLGPNDFRLPRVPSHQREFLECVKTRQRPTCDVEVGHRSTYVSILGNIAFRLGRKLRWDAQKEQFVGDEEANRWLTKPYRKPWTL; translated from the coding sequence ATGGAGCGGCGCAAGGAAGAAGCCACGGTGTCGCGGCGACGGTTTTTGCGCACGGTCAGCGGCGTGGCGGTCGGCGCCTTGGGCGGTTCTCTGTGGGCGCAACCCGTCCCTCAGCAAGTGTCCCCCAACGACAAAATCGGCATCGGGTTTATCGGCGTCGGCGGTATGGGACGCGGGCATCTCGGTTGGTTTCTCGCCCAACCCGATTGCGATGTCGTGGCGTTGTGCGATGTGGACGAGCGCGCTTTGGCGGAAGCCAAACGCATGTGCGGCGACCGTCCCGTCGCCATCTACAAGGACTATCGCCAACTGTTGGAGCGTTCCGATGTGGACGCTGTGGTCATCGCAACACCTGACCATTGGCATGCCCTTATCGCCATCCACGCCGCGCAGGCGGGCAAGGACATCTATTGCGAAAAGCCGATGACCCACACGATTGAGGAGGGGCGCCAACTGGTCAACGCAGTGCGCCGCTACGGACGGGTGTTCCAATTAGGCACGCAACAGCGGGCAGGCGACCATTTCCGTCGCGCCGTTGAGTTGGTGCGGTCGGGCAAATTGGGTAAGGTGAAACTGTGTCGCTGCTGGATCGGCTACAACCCGCACAGCGGCTATGTCCCTGAACAACCTCCGCCAAAGGAGTTGGATTGGGACATGTGGCTTGGTCCGGCGGCGTGGCGCCCTTACCGTCCGTGTTATCACCCGTTCAATTGGCGCTGGTTTTGGGACTTTGGCGGTGGTCTGATGACCGATTGGGGTGTGCACCTGATTGACATCATCTTGTGGGGCATGGGCGACGAACTGCCCGTCGCAGTGGAAGCCAAAGGGCGCTACTACCCCGACAGTTTTTACGATGTGCCCCAATGGATAGAAGCCGTTTACGAGTTTCCGTCCTACACGCTCGTTTGGCACCAACCGCCGCCCAACCCGTTGCCGCTGGGACGGGCGGGGCATGGCATGTATTTTGAGGGCGATAAGGGGCGGCTCTTTGTGGACCGGGGCGGTATCGTCACCGACCCCCCTGACCTCATTTACGAACCGCTGGGTCCCAACGACTTTCGGTTGCCCCGCGTGCCGTCGCACCAACGCGAATTTTTGGAGTGCGTCAAGACACGCCAGCGCCCGACCTGCGATGTGGAAGTTGGACACCGCTCCACTTATGTCAGCATCTTGGGCAACATTGCCTTTCGCTTGGGACGCAAGTTGCGCTGGGACGCGCAAAAGGAGCAATTTGTCGGCGATGAGGAAGCCAACCGCTGGCTGACAAAGCCTTACCGCAAACCGTGGACGCTGTAA
- the fccB_2 gene encoding Sulfide dehydrogenase [flavocytochrome c] flavoprotein chain — translation MAVRVVIVGGGVGGTVTANRLALLAPDDVQITLVDATGVHTYQQGWLYVPFGEVEPKQLQKRLKALVYDRVQVITHPVTGIDLDNRTVHLNGERLAYDFLVLATGCAPHPDEIAGLAEGGHHFHSAEAALRLREALAQFEGGTIVVGIGGLPYKCPPSPIEFVCLLHEHLVRRGIRDKTELIYATPLPRVFHIEPLVPIFEERFERFKVRLMPFFTLESFDPKSRKAVSMDGTELTADLFVLVPPHWGAECARRLGIVDAKGFLPTDRNTLQVEGQERVYAVGDCTNLATPKAATAAQRQAFVVAENIVAQLTGKEVRRYNGQVGCVIEVGDGEATVASFDYDNPPHPPKPNKALFQQKRAMRRLYWQVVPPAL, via the coding sequence ATGGCGGTGCGTGTCGTCATCGTCGGCGGAGGCGTTGGCGGGACCGTGACGGCAAATCGGTTGGCGTTGCTTGCCCCCGACGATGTGCAAATCACGCTCGTTGATGCGACGGGCGTGCACACCTACCAACAAGGTTGGCTCTATGTGCCGTTCGGCGAAGTTGAGCCCAAGCAACTACAAAAGCGCCTAAAGGCTCTCGTTTACGACCGCGTGCAAGTCATCACGCACCCTGTCACGGGTATTGACTTGGACAACCGCACCGTGCATTTGAACGGTGAGCGGTTGGCTTACGACTTTCTCGTTTTGGCGACGGGATGCGCACCGCACCCCGATGAAATTGCGGGCTTAGCCGAAGGTGGGCATCACTTCCACAGCGCGGAAGCAGCGCTGCGGTTGCGGGAGGCGTTGGCACAATTTGAAGGCGGAACGATTGTCGTCGGCATCGGCGGGTTGCCCTACAAGTGCCCGCCGTCACCCATTGAGTTCGTTTGCCTCCTGCACGAACACCTTGTCCGTCGGGGCATCCGCGACAAGACGGAACTCATCTATGCCACGCCGTTGCCCCGCGTCTTCCACATTGAGCCGTTGGTGCCCATCTTTGAGGAGCGGTTTGAGCGCTTCAAGGTGCGGCTCATGCCTTTCTTCACGCTGGAAAGTTTTGACCCTAAAAGCCGCAAAGCCGTTTCAATGGACGGGACGGAGTTGACGGCGGATTTGTTCGTGTTGGTGCCGCCCCATTGGGGCGCTGAGTGCGCCCGCCGACTCGGCATCGTCGACGCGAAGGGTTTTCTGCCGACCGACCGAAACACTTTGCAGGTGGAAGGGCAGGAACGCGTCTACGCCGTCGGCGATTGCACCAATTTGGCGACGCCCAAAGCCGCGACGGCAGCGCAACGGCAAGCGTTCGTCGTCGCAGAAAACATCGTCGCACAACTGACGGGCAAAGAGGTGCGCCGCTACAACGGGCAAGTCGGCTGCGTCATTGAAGTCGGCGACGGTGAAGCGACGGTCGCCAGTTTTGATTACGATAACCCGCCCCATCCGCCCAAACCGAACAAAGCGTTGTTCCAACAGAAACGAGCGATGCGCCGCCTCTACTGGCAAGTCGTTCCGCCTGCGTTGTGA
- the eno gene encoding Enolase: MAAIVEVRAREILDSRGNPTVEAEIVLDNGCVGWAAVPSGASTGEHEAVELRDGDQTRYGGKGVLTAVRHIREVIAPTILGLDPTDQRRLDRTLLRLDGTKNKSKLGANALLSVSLAAARAAAAAKGVPLFRHIADLFGSKGVTLPVPLMNILNGGVHAPNNLDLQEFMIVPVGAQTFADALRMGVEVYHTLRKVLIAIGRSGGVGDEGGFAPILDGGSVEAVQLLTEAIDKAGYTPGKEVCVALDAAASELYDARKKVYFWQRENKRMNAEDMVGFWTELVDRFPIVSLEDGMAENDWRGWELLTKALGNRLQLVGDDLFVTNPQRLKQGIKRGVANAVLIKVNQIGTLNETLETMRLAKGAGYACIVSHRSGETEDAFIADLAVGTDAGQIKTGAPCRGERTAKYNQLLRIEEALGGKAVYPGRKAFPSVNWRRLR; the protein is encoded by the coding sequence GTGGCAGCAATTGTGGAGGTGCGGGCGCGCGAAATCTTGGATTCGCGCGGCAACCCGACCGTTGAAGCGGAAATCGTTTTGGACAACGGTTGTGTCGGATGGGCAGCGGTCCCATCCGGTGCCTCTACCGGCGAACACGAAGCGGTGGAGTTGCGCGACGGCGATCAGACCCGTTACGGCGGCAAGGGCGTTTTGACGGCAGTCCGCCACATCCGCGAGGTCATCGCGCCGACGATTCTCGGTTTAGACCCGACAGACCAACGCCGTTTAGACCGCACGCTGCTGCGGCTGGACGGGACAAAAAACAAGTCCAAACTGGGCGCCAACGCCCTTTTGAGCGTTTCGTTGGCGGCTGCCCGTGCCGCGGCGGCGGCAAAAGGTGTGCCCCTCTTCCGCCACATCGCTGATTTGTTTGGCAGCAAAGGCGTCACCTTGCCCGTGCCGCTGATGAACATCCTCAACGGCGGCGTTCACGCCCCGAACAACTTGGACCTGCAGGAGTTCATGATCGTGCCCGTCGGTGCGCAAACTTTCGCTGATGCCCTGCGGATGGGCGTTGAGGTTTATCACACCTTGCGCAAAGTCCTCATCGCAATAGGGCGGAGCGGCGGTGTCGGCGACGAGGGCGGGTTCGCCCCTATCTTGGACGGTGGGAGTGTGGAAGCGGTGCAACTGCTGACAGAGGCGATAGACAAAGCCGGCTACACGCCCGGCAAAGAGGTCTGCGTGGCGTTGGACGCTGCGGCTTCGGAACTCTACGACGCCCGCAAAAAGGTTTACTTTTGGCAGCGGGAAAACAAGCGGATGAACGCCGAAGACATGGTGGGCTTTTGGACGGAATTGGTGGACCGTTTCCCCATTGTCTCGCTGGAAGACGGCATGGCGGAAAACGATTGGCGCGGTTGGGAGTTGCTGACCAAAGCGCTGGGCAACCGTCTCCAACTGGTTGGCGACGATTTGTTCGTGACAAACCCGCAGCGGCTCAAGCAGGGCATCAAGCGCGGGGTCGCCAACGCTGTCCTCATCAAAGTCAACCAAATCGGCACCTTAAACGAAACGCTGGAGACGATGCGCCTCGCCAAAGGCGCCGGCTACGCCTGTATTGTCAGCCACCGTAGCGGCGAGACCGAAGATGCCTTCATCGCCGACTTGGCGGTCGGCACCGATGCGGGGCAAATCAAAACAGGTGCGCCTTGTCGCGGCGAGCGGACGGCGAAATACAACCAGTTGCTCCGCATTGAAGAGGCGCTGGGCGGCAAGGCAGTTTACCCAGGGCGCAAAGCCTTTCCGTCAGTTAACTGGCGGCGTCTGCGGTGA